A window of the Hordeum vulgare subsp. vulgare chromosome 5H, MorexV3_pseudomolecules_assembly, whole genome shotgun sequence genome harbors these coding sequences:
- the LOC123399361 gene encoding short-chain dehydrogenase reductase 3b-like, which yields MSRPRLDGKVAIVTGGASGIGEAAARLFAASGATVVIADIQDALGEAVAASVAESRPGSCTYARCDVTDEAQVEATVAAAVAAHGRLDVMLSNAGVLLPTGPVTDMDLAGLDRVMAVNFRGAAACVKHAARAMVAAGVRGAIVCTGSVACVQGGFGPASYTASKHALLGLVRAAAGELGRHGVRVNLVSPGGVATPLSCAVVGVGAEEMEAMTEAHNVLRGKVLRASDVAEAALFLASDQAGFISGHNLVVDGATTAVNPVVLQSVGL from the coding sequence ATGTCGAGGCCGAGGCTGGACGGCAAGGTGGCCATCGTGACGGGCGGCGCGAGTGGCATcggcgaggcggcggcgcggctctTCGCGGCCAGCGGCGCCACGGTGGTCATCGCCGACATCCAGGACGCGCTGGGCGAGGCGGTGGCGGCCTCCGTCGCCGAGTCCAGGCCCGGCTCGTGCACGTACGCGCGGTGCGACGTGACGGACGAGGCCCAGGTGGAGGCCACGGTGGCGGCGGCCGTGGCGGCGCACGGCCGGCTCGACGTCATGCTCAGCAACGCCGGCGTGCTGCTCCCGACGGGCCCCGTGACCGACATGGACCTGGCGGGCCTCGACCGCGTCATGGCCGTCAACTTCCGCGGCGCGGCGGCGTGCGTCAAGCACGCCGCGCGGGCCATGGTGGCGGCCGGCGTGCGGGGCGCCATCGTGTGCACGGGGAGCGTGGCGTGCGTACAGGGCGGGTTCGGCCCGGCCTCCTACACGGCGTCCAAGCACGCGCTTCTGGGCCTGGTGCGCGCCGCGGCGGGCGAGCTCGGGCGGCACGGCGTGCGCGTCAACCTCGTGTCCCCCGGCGGAGTGGCCACACCGCTGAGCTGCGCGGTGGTGGGCGTCGGCGCGGAGGAGATGGAGGCCATGACGGAGGCGCACAACGTGCTGCGCGGGAAGGTGCTGCGCGCGTCCGACGTGGCGGAGGCCGCGCTGTTCCTCGCATCCGACCAGGCGGGCTTCATCAGCGGACACAACCTCGTCGTCGACGGCGCCACCACCGCCGTCAACCCCGTCGTGCTGCAGTCCGTCGGGCTGTGA